In Callospermophilus lateralis isolate mCalLat2 chromosome 10, mCalLat2.hap1, whole genome shotgun sequence, a single genomic region encodes these proteins:
- the Tbl1xr1 gene encoding F-box-like/WD repeat-containing protein TBL1XR1 isoform X1 has translation MSISSDEVNFLVYRYLQESGFSHSAFTFGIESHISQSNINGALVPPAALISIIQKGLQYVEAEVSINEDGTLFDGRPIESLSLIDAVMPDVVQTRQQAYRDKLAQQQAAAAAAAAAATNQQGSAKNGENTANGEENGAHTIANNHTDMMEVDGDVEIPPNKAVVLRGHESEVFICAWNPVSDLLASGSGDSTARIWNLSENSTSGSTQLVLRHCIREGGQDVPSNKDVTSLDWNSEGTLLATGSYDGFARIWTKDGNLASTLGQHKGPIFALKWNKKGNFILSAGVDKTTIIWDAHTGEAKQQFPFHSAPALDVDWQSNNTFASCSTDMCIHVCKLGQDRPIKTFQGHTNEVNAIKWDPTGNLLASCSDDMTLKIWSMKQDNCVHDLQAHNKEIYTIKWSPTGPGTNNPNANLMLASASFDSTVRLWDVDRGICIHTLTKHQEPVYSVAFSPDGRYLASGSFDKCVHIWNTQTGALVHSYRGTGGIFEVCWNAAGDKVGASASDGSVCVLDLRK, from the exons gGTTTTCTCATTCAGCATTTACCTTTGGTATAGAAAGCCATATAAGTCAGTCTAATATAAATGGTGCACTCGTCCCACCTGCTGCATTGATTTCTATCATCCAGAAAGGTCTACAGTATGTAGAGGCAGAAGTTAGTATTAACGAG GATGGTACCTTGTTTGATGGTCGACCCATAGAGTCTCTGTCCCTGATCGATGCCGTAATGCCTGATGTAGTACAAACAAGACAACAAGCTTATAGAGATAAGCTTGCACAGCAACAGGCAGCAGCTGCTGCAGCTGCTGCAGCTGCCACCAACCAACAAGGATCTGCAAAAAATGGAGAAAACACAGCAAATGGGGAGGAGAATGGAGCACATACTATAGCAA ATAATCATACTGATATGATGGAAGTGGATGGAGATGTTGAAATCCCTCCTAATAAAGCAGTCGTGTTACGGGGCCATGAATCAGAAGTTTTTATCTGTGCCTGGAACCCTGTTAGTGATCTCCTAGCATCAGG GTCTGGTGACTCAACAGCAAGAATATGGAATCTTAGTGAAAATAGCACTAGTGGCTCCACACAATTAGTACTTAGACATTGTATACGAGAAGGAGGGCAAGATGTTCCAAGCAACAAAGATGTGACATCTCTAGATTGGAAT AGTGAAGGTACACTTCTAGCAACTGGTTCATATGATGGATTTGCCAGAATATGGACTAAAGATG GTAATCTTGCTAGCACCTTAGGGCAGCATAAAGGCCCTATATTTGcattaaaatggaataaaaaaggaaatttcaTCCTGAGTGCTGGAGTAGATAAG ACTACAATTATTTGGGATGCACATACTGGTGAAGCCAAGCAGCAGTTTCCTTTTCATTCAG CACCGGCATTGGATGTTGACTGGCAAAGCAACAATACCTTTGCTTCTTGTAGTACAGATATGTGCATTCATGTCTGCAAATTAGGACAAGACAGACCTATTAAAACATTCCAGGGACATACG AATGAAGTAAATGCTATCAAATGGGACCCAACTGGCAATCTCCTGGCCTCCTGTTCTGATGACATGACTTTGAAG atATGGAGTATGAAACAAGACAATTGTGTCCATGATTTGCAAGCACATAATAAAGAAATTTATACTATTAAATGGAGTCCAACAGGACCAGGGACAAATAATCCAAATGCCAACCTTATGTTAGCAAG TGCATCCTTCGATTCTACTGTTAGGTTATGGGATGTAGACCGAGGAATTTGCATCCATACTTTGACAAAACACCAAGAGCCTGTGTACAGTGTAGCTTTCAGTCCTGATGGCAGGTATCTGGCAAGTGGTTCTTTTGACAAATGTGTGCACATCTGGAACACACAG ACAGGTGCTCTAGTTCACAGCTATAGGGGAACAGGTGGAATTTTTGAAGTTTGCTGGAATGCAGCAGGAGACAAAGTTGGAGCCAGTGCATCAGATGGTTCA gtTTGTGTATTAGACCTTCGGAAATAG
- the Tbl1xr1 gene encoding F-box-like/WD repeat-containing protein TBL1XR1 isoform X2 encodes MPDVVQTRQQAYRDKLAQQQAAAAAAAAAATNQQGSAKNGENTANGEENGAHTIANNHTDMMEVDGDVEIPPNKAVVLRGHESEVFICAWNPVSDLLASGSGDSTARIWNLSENSTSGSTQLVLRHCIREGGQDVPSNKDVTSLDWNSEGTLLATGSYDGFARIWTKDGNLASTLGQHKGPIFALKWNKKGNFILSAGVDKTTIIWDAHTGEAKQQFPFHSAPALDVDWQSNNTFASCSTDMCIHVCKLGQDRPIKTFQGHTNEVNAIKWDPTGNLLASCSDDMTLKIWSMKQDNCVHDLQAHNKEIYTIKWSPTGPGTNNPNANLMLASASFDSTVRLWDVDRGICIHTLTKHQEPVYSVAFSPDGRYLASGSFDKCVHIWNTQTGALVHSYRGTGGIFEVCWNAAGDKVGASASDGSVCVLDLRK; translated from the exons ATGCCTGATGTAGTACAAACAAGACAACAAGCTTATAGAGATAAGCTTGCACAGCAACAGGCAGCAGCTGCTGCAGCTGCTGCAGCTGCCACCAACCAACAAGGATCTGCAAAAAATGGAGAAAACACAGCAAATGGGGAGGAGAATGGAGCACATACTATAGCAA ATAATCATACTGATATGATGGAAGTGGATGGAGATGTTGAAATCCCTCCTAATAAAGCAGTCGTGTTACGGGGCCATGAATCAGAAGTTTTTATCTGTGCCTGGAACCCTGTTAGTGATCTCCTAGCATCAGG GTCTGGTGACTCAACAGCAAGAATATGGAATCTTAGTGAAAATAGCACTAGTGGCTCCACACAATTAGTACTTAGACATTGTATACGAGAAGGAGGGCAAGATGTTCCAAGCAACAAAGATGTGACATCTCTAGATTGGAAT AGTGAAGGTACACTTCTAGCAACTGGTTCATATGATGGATTTGCCAGAATATGGACTAAAGATG GTAATCTTGCTAGCACCTTAGGGCAGCATAAAGGCCCTATATTTGcattaaaatggaataaaaaaggaaatttcaTCCTGAGTGCTGGAGTAGATAAG ACTACAATTATTTGGGATGCACATACTGGTGAAGCCAAGCAGCAGTTTCCTTTTCATTCAG CACCGGCATTGGATGTTGACTGGCAAAGCAACAATACCTTTGCTTCTTGTAGTACAGATATGTGCATTCATGTCTGCAAATTAGGACAAGACAGACCTATTAAAACATTCCAGGGACATACG AATGAAGTAAATGCTATCAAATGGGACCCAACTGGCAATCTCCTGGCCTCCTGTTCTGATGACATGACTTTGAAG atATGGAGTATGAAACAAGACAATTGTGTCCATGATTTGCAAGCACATAATAAAGAAATTTATACTATTAAATGGAGTCCAACAGGACCAGGGACAAATAATCCAAATGCCAACCTTATGTTAGCAAG TGCATCCTTCGATTCTACTGTTAGGTTATGGGATGTAGACCGAGGAATTTGCATCCATACTTTGACAAAACACCAAGAGCCTGTGTACAGTGTAGCTTTCAGTCCTGATGGCAGGTATCTGGCAAGTGGTTCTTTTGACAAATGTGTGCACATCTGGAACACACAG ACAGGTGCTCTAGTTCACAGCTATAGGGGAACAGGTGGAATTTTTGAAGTTTGCTGGAATGCAGCAGGAGACAAAGTTGGAGCCAGTGCATCAGATGGTTCA gtTTGTGTATTAGACCTTCGGAAATAG